One Mycobacteroides abscessus ATCC 19977 genomic window carries:
- a CDS encoding enoyl-CoA hydratase-related protein, which yields MIEPEFVSVRTAPEHPGIGTIALSRPPTNTFTRQMYRELAQAAAEVNARADIRVVIVYGGHEIFCAGDDLAELSELSADEMARSAGDRQAALTAVAELAKPTIAAITGYALGSGLELALTADWRIAGDNVKVGSPEILVGMIPGGGGTVRLARVVGLSRAKEMVFSGRFVGADEARGAGLIDQVVAPDDVYTEAASWARRFVDGPPLALAAAKEAIDHGFDGPLAAGLDKERELFCQVFATQDRADGVTAQLEIGPGTARFRGA from the coding sequence ATGATCGAGCCCGAATTCGTGTCGGTGCGCACCGCGCCCGAGCATCCCGGCATCGGCACCATCGCATTGTCGCGGCCGCCCACCAACACGTTCACCCGGCAGATGTATCGCGAACTGGCCCAGGCCGCCGCGGAGGTGAACGCACGCGCAGACATCAGGGTTGTCATCGTCTATGGGGGACACGAGATTTTCTGCGCCGGTGACGATTTGGCGGAACTTTCGGAGCTATCCGCCGATGAGATGGCGCGCAGTGCCGGTGATCGGCAGGCTGCGCTTACCGCGGTGGCGGAGCTGGCCAAACCCACGATCGCCGCGATCACGGGGTATGCGCTGGGCAGCGGACTGGAGCTGGCCCTGACGGCCGACTGGCGGATCGCAGGGGACAACGTCAAGGTGGGTTCGCCGGAGATCCTGGTCGGCATGATTCCGGGTGGCGGTGGGACTGTCCGACTGGCGCGTGTGGTGGGTCTGAGCCGGGCCAAGGAGATGGTCTTCAGCGGCCGCTTCGTGGGAGCTGACGAAGCACGGGGCGCTGGACTCATCGATCAGGTGGTGGCGCCCGACGATGTGTATACAGAGGCCGCGAGCTGGGCCCGGCGCTTTGTCGATGGGCCGCCGCTGGCGCTCGCTGCCGCCAAGGAGGCCATCGACCATGGATTCGACGGTCCGCTGGCCGCTGGGCTGGACAAGGAACGTGAGCTGTTTTGCCAGGTGTTCGCGACACAGGACCGCGCGGACGGCGTCACCGCTCAGCTCGAGATCGGCCCGGGGACGGCCCGGTTCAGGGGAGCCTAA
- a CDS encoding helix-turn-helix domain-containing protein translates to MTNDFDPDPYLETVQSIGLANHRLIAQLDAEASQIQQRAADGEDRSWIWDDLKVWRRRVDAFQSQLRRDTTALGRLIDANRRIKGSDQTADIGTSKLDYSPDSNRNTLHPFKDSRSQEEFVSRLNRVFAVLHSPGRGPYSNSEFLVFMRTGGTVVSAPYLSQLRNGQRGRPSLQALESIAHAFRIDVRYFIDSGYADELESDLSALELAHNPAAAELTSKLLELPEPVRDQLLADAESFDRRNQTATS, encoded by the coding sequence ATGACAAACGACTTCGATCCGGATCCTTACCTGGAGACGGTGCAGAGCATCGGGCTTGCTAACCATCGGCTCATCGCGCAGCTCGATGCGGAGGCATCTCAGATTCAGCAACGTGCCGCTGACGGCGAAGATCGATCGTGGATATGGGATGACCTCAAGGTGTGGCGTCGCCGAGTTGATGCTTTTCAATCGCAGCTGCGTCGCGACACCACCGCGCTGGGCCGCCTGATCGACGCTAATCGGCGAATCAAAGGATCGGATCAGACTGCCGATATCGGCACATCAAAACTTGATTATTCGCCCGACAGCAACCGCAATACGCTCCATCCCTTCAAGGACTCGCGATCTCAGGAGGAATTCGTCTCCAGACTTAACCGAGTGTTCGCGGTCCTACACTCACCTGGGCGCGGCCCGTACTCAAATAGCGAATTTCTTGTCTTCATGCGAACGGGCGGCACCGTCGTCTCGGCACCTTATCTGTCGCAGTTGCGCAACGGGCAGCGAGGCCGGCCCTCACTGCAGGCGTTGGAGAGCATCGCGCATGCCTTTCGCATCGATGTCCGTTACTTCATCGATAGTGGCTACGCCGATGAGCTGGAGTCAGATCTGAGTGCGCTCGAACTCGCCCACAACCCGGCGGCGGCCGAGCTGACATCCAAACTGCTCGAACTGCCTGAGCCCGTTCGCGACCAGTTACTCGCCGATGCGGAGTCCTTCGATCGCCGCAATCAGACCGCGACATCCTGA
- a CDS encoding class I SAM-dependent methyltransferase, with product MTEITGLDGQPTTKATAEQVAAAFEDNKLAQILYHDWEAETYDEKWSISYDQRCIDYARGRFDAIVPVEDQRELPYDRALELGCGTGFFLLNLMQAGVARRGSVTDLSPGMVKVATRTGQELGLDVDGRVADAERIPYDDNTFDLVVGHAVLHHIPDVELSLREVLRVLKPGGRFVFAGEPTTVGNLYARALADLTWKATVQAMKLPGLESWRRPQEELDENSRAAALEWVVDLHTFDPADLEKMAANAGAVAVRTASEEFTAAMLGWPVRTFESTVPPGKLGWGWAKFAFNGWKALSWVDENVWRHVVPKGWYYNVMITGIKPS from the coding sequence ATGACGGAGATTACGGGGCTGGACGGCCAGCCGACCACAAAGGCCACCGCCGAGCAGGTCGCCGCCGCTTTCGAGGACAACAAACTCGCCCAGATCCTCTATCACGACTGGGAAGCAGAAACCTACGACGAGAAGTGGTCCATCTCCTACGACCAGCGCTGCATCGACTACGCCCGCGGCCGGTTCGACGCCATCGTCCCCGTCGAGGATCAACGTGAGCTGCCCTATGACCGCGCCCTGGAGCTTGGCTGCGGCACCGGGTTCTTTCTGCTGAACCTGATGCAGGCGGGTGTCGCGCGCCGTGGCTCGGTCACCGACCTGTCCCCGGGCATGGTCAAGGTTGCCACTCGCACCGGCCAGGAGCTGGGTCTGGACGTCGATGGCCGGGTTGCCGATGCCGAGCGGATTCCCTACGACGACAACACCTTCGATCTGGTGGTGGGCCACGCCGTGCTGCACCACATCCCGGATGTCGAGCTGTCGTTGCGCGAGGTACTCCGGGTACTCAAGCCGGGTGGCCGGTTCGTCTTCGCCGGCGAGCCCACCACGGTCGGAAATCTGTACGCCCGCGCGCTCGCGGACCTGACCTGGAAGGCCACGGTCCAGGCAATGAAGCTGCCTGGTCTGGAGAGTTGGCGGCGTCCGCAGGAGGAGCTCGACGAGAATTCGCGTGCCGCGGCCCTGGAATGGGTAGTTGACCTGCACACCTTTGATCCCGCTGACCTGGAGAAGATGGCCGCCAATGCCGGCGCCGTCGCGGTACGGACCGCTAGTGAGGAATTCACCGCCGCCATGCTGGGGTGGCCGGTGCGCACATTCGAGTCGACGGTGCCGCCCGGCAAGCTGGGTTGGGGCTGGGCGAAATTTGCCTTCAACGGCTGGAAGGCGCTGAGCTGGGTGGACGAGAACGTGTGGCGTCATGTGGTGCCGAAGGGCTGGTACTACAACGTGATGATCACCGGGATCAAGCCGTCCTGA
- a CDS encoding PLP-dependent aminotransferase family protein produces the protein MPDRVVTAETLARHLGQWRTAGSAGPAYGALADAIRLLVIDGRLPLGVRIPSERALASALHVSRTTVTTAYAELRESGYLRGRQGARSTTALPGPDRTGSATTGLMSPMVDLQNAATAAPAAAVLEAYQAALTTLPTHLRGIGHELVGIPELRPRIAEHFSRRGLPTTEDQIMVTCGAQQAIALLLGAFVEPGDRVLVEQPTYHGALDAISQRGARPVPVPMHTHERDSGWDMTGMETTIRQTAPNLAYLVLDNHNPTGLTMPLGQRKALADIISQTRTRTVVDESLVGVWHQNHTPAPMAALVSRPELVVTIGSMSKSFWGGMRVGWIRADRTTIARLAAVRSAMDTGTPILEQLAAAELLERAEEVEAAQRETLRARRALVVSELHRRLPEWELQEADGGLCIWARLPAPMSTALAAAAARLGVRIAAGPRFGVGGSLERFVRLPFTQHDDQLLRGVELLAQAWHTVTGALPLADSTMVG, from the coding sequence ATGCCCGATCGAGTGGTCACCGCCGAAACCCTGGCCCGTCACCTAGGCCAGTGGCGCACCGCAGGTTCCGCAGGACCTGCCTATGGGGCCTTGGCCGACGCGATACGGCTTCTCGTCATCGACGGACGACTGCCCCTGGGCGTCCGGATCCCCAGTGAGCGAGCACTGGCCAGCGCCCTACATGTCAGCCGCACCACCGTAACCACTGCCTATGCCGAACTACGTGAGAGCGGCTATCTGCGTGGCCGCCAGGGTGCACGCAGCACCACAGCACTGCCCGGGCCCGATCGAACAGGCTCGGCCACAACGGGATTGATGAGCCCCATGGTCGACCTACAGAATGCCGCCACGGCCGCACCGGCTGCCGCGGTGCTTGAGGCGTACCAGGCGGCACTGACCACGCTGCCCACTCACCTCCGGGGCATCGGTCATGAGCTGGTGGGTATTCCGGAGCTGCGGCCCCGCATCGCTGAACACTTCTCGCGGCGCGGACTGCCCACCACCGAGGACCAGATCATGGTCACCTGCGGCGCTCAGCAGGCCATCGCGCTACTCCTCGGGGCATTCGTGGAACCCGGAGACCGTGTGCTGGTGGAGCAGCCGACCTACCACGGCGCCCTGGACGCCATCTCTCAGCGGGGTGCACGTCCGGTGCCCGTGCCCATGCACACGCATGAGCGCGACTCCGGCTGGGACATGACCGGTATGGAGACCACCATCCGCCAGACGGCGCCAAACCTGGCGTACTTGGTGCTGGACAACCACAACCCCACCGGCCTAACGATGCCACTGGGGCAGCGAAAGGCATTGGCCGACATCATTTCCCAGACCAGAACACGCACCGTCGTGGACGAGTCACTCGTAGGCGTTTGGCACCAAAACCACACACCCGCGCCAATGGCCGCATTGGTGTCCCGTCCCGAGCTGGTGGTCACTATCGGTTCCATGTCGAAGTCGTTTTGGGGCGGAATGCGCGTCGGGTGGATTCGTGCCGACCGCACCACCATTGCCCGTCTCGCCGCGGTGCGCTCGGCCATGGATACCGGCACACCGATCCTGGAGCAGCTTGCCGCCGCCGAACTGCTGGAACGTGCCGAGGAGGTTGAGGCCGCGCAGCGCGAAACTCTTCGTGCGCGCCGCGCCCTGGTGGTGAGCGAGCTGCACCGCCGGCTCCCGGAATGGGAACTACAAGAGGCCGACGGCGGGCTGTGTATCTGGGCCCGGCTGCCGGCACCGATGAGCACCGCACTTGCCGCCGCAGCCGCGCGCCTCGGGGTCCGCATTGCCGCCGGACCACGGTTTGGGGTCGGCGGATCGCTGGAGCGCTTTGTGCGGTTGCCGTTCACACAGCACGACGATCAGTTGTTGCGCGGCGTGGAACTGCTCGCCCAGGCCTGGCACACCGTTACCGGCGCACTCCCCCTTGCCGATTCGACGATGGTGGGCTGA
- a CDS encoding THUMP-like domain-containing protein — protein sequence MFDLSDVAYLSSEAGAADLARASTYTFSAGTLVADTAALRNEFGDHAAVLAQTVQLRRKAAAKLGRVDHWLFTDDALQQATPAAVARHRAARLAGLVVHDVTCSVGAELAALDGVAAAVIGSDIDPVRTAMARNNIGEHVLVCRADALAPSSRAQVVIADPGRRAGGRRRFDPSAYSPPLDAVLRSYADRDLVVKCAPGLDFADLREQTGFDGEIEVVSLDGGVREACLWSAGLAGARRRATVLATIGTGYQLTDADPDDCAVAGAGEWIIDPDGAVVRAGLVRQYAARHGLWQLDARIAYLSGDCVPAGVQGYRVLDSLPYSEKRLRQALAARDCGAVEITVRGVDLDPALLRTRLKLRGSVPLSVVITRIGSGAKAFVCAARSPGGTRTPDPRSA from the coding sequence GTGTTCGATCTCTCCGACGTCGCATACCTGTCGTCGGAGGCGGGCGCCGCAGACCTGGCCCGGGCCTCCACGTATACGTTCTCGGCGGGCACCCTGGTGGCCGACACGGCGGCCCTGCGCAACGAATTCGGTGATCACGCAGCAGTTTTGGCGCAGACGGTGCAGCTGCGCCGCAAGGCGGCAGCCAAGCTGGGCCGCGTTGACCACTGGCTGTTCACCGATGACGCCCTGCAGCAGGCCACCCCGGCCGCGGTGGCCAGACATCGGGCCGCCCGGCTGGCCGGCTTGGTGGTGCACGATGTCACGTGCTCGGTCGGGGCAGAGCTTGCGGCCCTTGATGGCGTCGCGGCGGCAGTCATCGGGAGCGATATCGATCCGGTGCGAACGGCAATGGCGCGCAATAATATCGGCGAACATGTCCTGGTGTGCAGGGCCGATGCGTTGGCCCCCTCCAGTCGTGCTCAGGTGGTCATCGCCGATCCGGGGCGCCGCGCCGGTGGGCGCCGGCGGTTCGATCCATCCGCCTACTCACCGCCGCTGGACGCCGTGCTGCGGAGCTATGCCGATCGCGACCTGGTGGTCAAATGCGCTCCGGGACTGGACTTTGCCGATCTGCGGGAACAGACGGGTTTCGACGGTGAGATCGAGGTGGTGTCATTGGACGGTGGCGTCCGCGAGGCGTGCCTGTGGTCGGCCGGATTGGCGGGCGCGCGGCGGCGTGCCACCGTGCTGGCGACCATTGGTACGGGCTACCAGCTGACCGACGCCGACCCCGATGACTGCGCGGTGGCCGGTGCGGGCGAGTGGATCATCGATCCGGACGGCGCGGTGGTGCGTGCGGGCCTGGTGCGTCAGTACGCCGCGCGACACGGTCTGTGGCAGCTGGACGCCCGCATTGCCTATCTATCCGGGGATTGTGTGCCAGCCGGTGTGCAGGGCTACCGGGTGCTCGATTCGCTGCCCTACAGTGAGAAGCGGCTGCGTCAGGCCCTGGCCGCCCGGGACTGCGGGGCCGTCGAGATCACCGTCCGTGGCGTTGATCTGGACCCCGCGTTGTTACGCACCAGGCTGAAGTTGCGCGGCAGTGTGCCCTTGTCTGTTGTTATCACCCGAATAGGCAGTGGTGCAAAGGCTTTCGTCTGCGCGGCTAGGTCTCCGGGCGGAACCCGTACACCAGACCCTCGCTCAGCGTGA
- the serB gene encoding phosphoserine phosphatase SerB, translated as MNNRVTVLVTVTGADKPGVTSVLMGVLSRHGVDLLNVEQVVIRGKLTLGVLVKAQGRSDAVEALQDELEEAMHTLGFDVDVEFGGDSSVIKDPSTHTIVVLGRPVTARAFGAVARELAALGINIDLIRGIADYPVTGLELRVTVPQNRLTDVDLHTAMAQVATDEPVDIAVEHSSLDRRAKRLIVFDVDSTLIQGEVIEMLADRAGAREQVAAITEAAMRGELDFAQSLHQRVATLAGLPESVLEDVADELVLTPGARTTIRTLRRLGYSCGVVSGGFRQVIDPLAHELALDFVAANVLEIVDGKLTGRVIGEVVDRPGKAKALRQFAYEAGVPLAQTVAVGDGANDIDMLSAAGLGVAFNAKPALRKVADASVSQPYLDVVLFILGITRAEIEAADAVDGGVRRVDIPDD; from the coding sequence GTGAATAACCGCGTCACGGTTCTTGTCACCGTCACCGGGGCCGACAAGCCCGGCGTCACCTCGGTACTCATGGGGGTGTTGTCCCGCCATGGCGTCGACCTGCTGAACGTCGAACAGGTTGTCATTCGCGGCAAGCTGACCCTCGGTGTGCTGGTGAAGGCGCAGGGCCGCAGCGATGCGGTCGAAGCGCTACAGGACGAGCTCGAAGAGGCCATGCACACCCTCGGGTTCGACGTCGACGTCGAATTCGGCGGGGACAGTTCGGTGATCAAGGATCCGTCGACGCACACCATTGTGGTGCTGGGGCGGCCAGTGACCGCCCGCGCGTTCGGTGCTGTGGCCCGCGAGCTCGCCGCGCTGGGGATCAATATCGACCTGATCCGTGGCATCGCCGACTACCCGGTCACGGGCCTGGAGCTGCGGGTCACCGTGCCGCAGAACCGGCTGACCGATGTCGATCTGCACACGGCCATGGCGCAGGTGGCGACCGACGAGCCGGTGGACATCGCCGTCGAGCACAGCAGCCTGGACCGACGGGCCAAGCGGCTCATCGTGTTCGACGTGGACTCGACCCTGATCCAGGGTGAGGTCATCGAGATGCTGGCCGATCGGGCCGGGGCACGGGAGCAGGTCGCTGCCATCACCGAGGCTGCCATGCGCGGCGAGCTGGACTTCGCCCAGTCGCTACATCAGCGCGTGGCCACGCTGGCCGGTCTGCCCGAGTCGGTGCTCGAGGATGTCGCCGATGAATTGGTACTCACTCCAGGTGCCCGCACCACCATCCGGACCCTGCGTCGGCTGGGGTACTCGTGCGGCGTGGTTTCGGGTGGATTCCGCCAGGTGATCGACCCCCTGGCCCACGAACTGGCCCTGGATTTCGTGGCGGCCAACGTTCTGGAGATCGTGGACGGCAAGCTCACCGGAAGGGTGATCGGGGAGGTCGTGGACCGTCCCGGTAAGGCCAAGGCGTTGCGGCAATTCGCGTATGAGGCCGGTGTCCCGCTGGCGCAGACCGTGGCCGTCGGTGATGGTGCGAACGATATCGACATGCTGTCGGCCGCTGGTCTCGGCGTGGCTTTCAACGCCAAACCGGCGTTGCGCAAGGTGGCCGATGCCTCGGTCAGCCAGCCGTATCTGGATGTGGTGCTGTTCATCCTGGGCATCACCCGGGCCGAGATCGAGGCGGCCGACGCCGTCGATGGCGGTGTGCGCCGCGTCGACATTCCCGACGACTGA
- the ctaD gene encoding cytochrome c oxidase subunit I, which translates to MTAEAPPIGGLQASRPFPPRMGARGTLIYRLITTTDHKLIGIMYLVACFAFFLIGGLMALFMRAELAVPGLQFLSNEQFNQLFTMHGTVMLLFYATPIVFGFANVVLPLQIGAPDVAFPRLNAFSFWLFLFGALIGIAGFITPGGAADFGWTAYTPLTDAIHSPGAGADLWIMGLAVGGLGTILGAVNMITTVVCMRAPGMTMFRMPIFTWNILVTSVLVLLAFPLLTAALFGLAADRHLGAHVFDPANGGVLLWQHLFWFFGHPEVYIIALPFFGIVSEIFPVFSRKPIFGYTTLIYATLGIAALSIAVWAHHMYATGAVLLPFFSFMTFLIAVPTGIKFFNWIGTMWKGQLTFETPMIFSVGFLVTFLFGGLTGVLLAMPPVDFHVTDSYFVIAHFHYVLFGTIVFATYAGIYFWFPKMTGRLLDERLGKFHFWLTFIGFHSTFLVQHWLGNQGMPRRYADYLPTDGFTFLNSFSTVGAFILGASTLPFLWNVFKSYRYGEVVTVDDPWGYGNSLEWATSCPPPRHNFSELPRIRSERPAFELHYPHMSERMRAEAHVGGGH; encoded by the coding sequence GTGACCGCCGAAGCACCCCCGATTGGTGGATTGCAGGCCAGCCGCCCGTTCCCGCCCCGTATGGGCGCACGGGGCACGCTGATCTATCGATTGATCACGACCACCGATCACAAGTTGATCGGCATCATGTACCTGGTCGCGTGCTTCGCGTTCTTCCTCATCGGTGGCTTGATGGCGCTGTTCATGCGCGCCGAACTGGCCGTGCCGGGGCTGCAGTTCCTCTCCAACGAGCAGTTCAACCAGCTGTTCACCATGCACGGCACCGTGATGCTGCTGTTCTACGCCACGCCCATCGTGTTCGGCTTCGCGAACGTGGTGCTGCCGCTGCAGATCGGCGCCCCCGACGTCGCCTTCCCGCGACTGAACGCCTTCTCCTTCTGGCTGTTCCTCTTCGGGGCCCTGATCGGTATCGCAGGCTTCATCACCCCTGGTGGTGCCGCCGACTTCGGCTGGACCGCCTACACGCCGCTGACCGACGCCATTCACTCCCCGGGCGCCGGCGCTGATCTGTGGATCATGGGTCTGGCAGTCGGTGGTCTGGGCACCATCCTGGGCGCGGTAAACATGATCACCACGGTCGTGTGTATGCGTGCCCCGGGTATGACGATGTTCCGGATGCCGATCTTCACCTGGAACATCCTGGTGACCAGCGTGCTGGTGCTGCTGGCCTTCCCGCTGCTGACCGCCGCGCTGTTCGGTCTGGCCGCCGACCGCCACTTGGGCGCCCACGTGTTCGATCCTGCTAACGGCGGGGTTCTGCTGTGGCAGCACTTGTTCTGGTTCTTCGGGCACCCCGAGGTCTACATCATCGCGCTGCCGTTCTTTGGCATCGTGTCGGAGATCTTCCCGGTGTTCAGCCGCAAGCCGATCTTCGGTTACACCACGCTGATCTACGCGACCCTGGGTATTGCCGCGCTGTCCATCGCGGTGTGGGCGCACCACATGTACGCGACCGGCGCGGTGCTGCTGCCGTTCTTCTCCTTCATGACGTTCCTGATCGCGGTTCCCACTGGTATCAAGTTCTTCAACTGGATCGGCACCATGTGGAAGGGGCAACTGACCTTCGAGACCCCGATGATCTTCTCCGTCGGCTTCTTGGTCACGTTCCTCTTCGGTGGTCTGACCGGCGTGCTGCTGGCCATGCCCCCGGTCGACTTCCACGTCACCGACTCGTACTTCGTGATCGCGCACTTCCACTACGTGCTCTTCGGCACCATCGTGTTCGCGACCTACGCCGGCATCTACTTCTGGTTCCCAAAGATGACGGGCCGTCTGCTCGATGAGCGCCTGGGCAAGTTCCACTTCTGGCTGACCTTCATCGGCTTCCACTCGACGTTCCTGGTGCAGCACTGGCTGGGTAACCAGGGGATGCCGCGCCGGTACGCCGACTACCTGCCCACCGACGGCTTCACCTTCCTGAACTCGTTCTCGACGGTCGGTGCCTTCATCCTCGGTGCCTCGACGCTGCCGTTCTTGTGGAACGTGTTCAAGAGCTACCGCTACGGCGAGGTTGTCACGGTCGACGATCCGTGGGGCTACGGCAACTCCCTGGAGTGGGCCACCAGCTGCCCGCCGCCGCGGCACAACTTCTCCGAGCTGCCCCGGATTCGTTCCGAGCGCCCGGCGTTCGAGCTGCACTACCCGCACATGTCTGAGCGCATGCGCGCCGAGGCACACGTGGGTGGCGGCCACTAA
- a CDS encoding NUDIX hydrolase — MTAATPPEPKPAATVVLIRDGAVGVEAFLMRRDNAMAFAGGMTVFPGGGVDSRDMHADVPWLGPDVDWWAQQFGVTPELASALVCAAARETFEECGVLFAGTSENSIVEDAAVYHQARKDLSDKTLSFAEFLQREGLQLRADLLRPWANWITPEAEPRRYDTFFFVAALPAGQDADGNNTEAVASGWQTPAAAIAAFTERRSFLLPPTWSQLDAVSSAGASVAEVLGVARSIAPIMPILTEQDGRWFVQFDDVDRYEAARQGAVEIPEVTGPELS, encoded by the coding sequence ATGACAGCAGCGACACCACCCGAGCCAAAGCCGGCGGCCACCGTCGTATTGATCCGTGACGGGGCCGTCGGCGTCGAAGCGTTTCTGATGCGTCGGGACAACGCCATGGCCTTTGCCGGTGGGATGACCGTGTTTCCGGGCGGCGGGGTGGATTCCCGCGACATGCACGCCGATGTGCCGTGGCTCGGCCCGGATGTCGACTGGTGGGCGCAACAGTTCGGCGTCACGCCGGAGCTGGCGTCAGCCCTGGTCTGTGCTGCCGCGCGCGAGACCTTCGAAGAATGCGGGGTGCTGTTCGCGGGGACCTCGGAAAACTCGATAGTCGAGGACGCCGCCGTCTACCACCAGGCGCGCAAGGACCTGTCCGACAAGACGTTATCCTTTGCCGAGTTCCTGCAGCGTGAAGGCCTTCAGTTGCGGGCGGACTTGCTGCGTCCCTGGGCCAACTGGATCACCCCGGAGGCCGAACCACGTCGCTATGACACGTTCTTCTTTGTGGCGGCGCTGCCGGCGGGGCAGGACGCCGACGGCAACAACACCGAGGCCGTCGCATCCGGGTGGCAGACCCCCGCGGCCGCGATCGCGGCCTTCACCGAGCGGCGCAGTTTCCTGCTTCCGCCCACCTGGTCGCAGCTAGACGCCGTCTCCTCGGCGGGCGCATCGGTTGCCGAGGTACTGGGGGTGGCACGCAGCATTGCGCCGATCATGCCGATCCTCACCGAGCAGGATGGCCGGTGGTTCGTCCAATTCGACGACGTCGATCGATACGAAGCAGCCCGGCAGGGTGCGGTCGAAATCCCCGAGGTGACCGGGCCGGAGCTGTCATGA
- a CDS encoding ABC transporter ATP-binding protein: protein MAEIDPDLLLDFRDVLLRRNRKVLVGPVTWSVELDERWVVLGPNGAGKTSLLRIAAAMEHPTSGYAAILGERLGRVDVAELKSRIGLSSAALAQRIPDNEVVRDLVVSAGYAVLGRWREEYEEIDTARAVDMLETLGAEHLSDRTYGTLSEGERKRVLIARALMTDPELLLLDEPAAGLDLGGREELVARLGELAADPDAPAMVLVTHHVEEIPPGFSHALLLSEGGIVAQGLLADVMTSENLSRAFGQSIVVEMIDGRYFARRARARAAHRAQ, encoded by the coding sequence GTGGCCGAAATTGATCCGGACCTTCTGCTCGATTTCCGCGATGTGCTGCTGCGCCGCAACCGCAAGGTGTTGGTAGGCCCGGTCACCTGGTCGGTCGAGCTCGACGAACGCTGGGTGGTTCTCGGCCCCAACGGCGCCGGGAAGACATCGTTGCTGCGAATCGCGGCGGCCATGGAGCACCCCACCTCTGGGTATGCGGCGATTCTCGGCGAGCGGCTGGGCCGTGTCGACGTCGCTGAACTCAAGTCGAGGATCGGCCTGAGTTCGGCCGCGCTGGCGCAGCGCATTCCCGATAACGAGGTGGTTCGCGATCTGGTGGTGTCGGCCGGATACGCGGTGCTGGGCCGCTGGCGCGAAGAATACGAAGAGATCGATACCGCCCGTGCCGTGGACATGCTCGAAACCCTTGGTGCCGAGCATCTGTCGGATCGTACGTACGGGACGCTGTCCGAGGGGGAGCGCAAGCGGGTGCTCATCGCGCGGGCGTTGATGACCGATCCGGAGCTGTTGCTCCTCGATGAACCGGCCGCAGGCCTGGATCTGGGTGGGCGTGAGGAACTTGTCGCGCGGCTGGGTGAGCTTGCCGCCGATCCGGACGCACCCGCCATGGTTTTGGTGACTCATCATGTGGAGGAAATTCCGCCAGGGTTCAGTCACGCATTGTTGCTGTCCGAGGGCGGGATTGTCGCTCAGGGCCTGCTGGCCGATGTGATGACCAGTGAGAATCTGTCCCGCGCGTTCGGCCAGTCGATCGTGGTTGAGATGATCGACGGGCGTTACTTCGCGCGACGTGCCCGCGCCAGGGCAGCCCACCGTGCGCAGTAG
- a CDS encoding YczE/YyaS/YitT family protein: protein MSGKWIGWSARGTALMVGLYLYGFSMALMVRAGLGLDPWDVFHQGLAMRTGMSIGLASAVTGVVVLLMWIPLRNKPGVGTIANIIVIAIAVDTALAWLPESPAMPVRVSFLLSGVVLNAIASVLYVGAGLGAGPRDGLTTGLVHRTGRSVRLIRTIIEVLAVGTGWLLGGNVGAGTLLYAFGIGPLIQLVLRLVPRRLLAVSGWGPVLSTQRNAESRSTPLDSAQDVAV, encoded by the coding sequence GTGAGCGGTAAATGGATTGGTTGGAGCGCGCGCGGCACCGCGCTGATGGTGGGTCTGTATCTGTACGGATTCTCGATGGCGCTCATGGTGCGCGCTGGCCTTGGATTGGATCCGTGGGATGTGTTCCATCAAGGGTTGGCGATGCGCACCGGAATGAGCATCGGGCTTGCCTCGGCGGTGACCGGTGTGGTGGTGCTTCTCATGTGGATCCCGTTGCGCAATAAGCCCGGTGTCGGAACCATCGCCAATATCATCGTCATCGCGATAGCCGTCGATACTGCTCTTGCCTGGTTGCCGGAGTCGCCGGCGATGCCGGTCCGGGTGTCGTTTCTGCTGAGCGGGGTGGTGTTGAACGCCATCGCCTCGGTGCTCTACGTGGGTGCGGGACTCGGCGCCGGGCCCCGTGATGGACTGACAACTGGCCTGGTACATCGCACCGGTCGGTCCGTACGTCTCATCCGGACCATCATCGAGGTGCTCGCAGTGGGTACGGGGTGGCTACTCGGTGGAAATGTGGGCGCCGGGACACTGCTCTACGCCTTCGGCATTGGGCCCCTCATTCAGCTCGTGCTGCGACTGGTGCCGCGGCGGCTCTTGGCCGTCAGTGGCTGGGGCCCGGTGCTCAGTACGCAGCGCAACGCCGAATCACGGTCCACTCCGCTGGATTCAGCTCAGGATGTCGCGGTCTGA